The proteins below are encoded in one region of Pygocentrus nattereri isolate fPygNat1 chromosome 13, fPygNat1.pri, whole genome shotgun sequence:
- the gdpd3b gene encoding lysophospholipase D GDPD1, giving the protein MDAMDAVPYLLAFGLYILCSLFLLLYPQILHKKKQLAFQCRHISHRGGAGEKIENTIEAFTHALEAGTDMLELDCHLTQDGCVVVSHDKNLGRQTGYNIEISSLKLQELPPYKEKLEVTFYVGHYSTGQDRKFAPLEDVFMKFPQMPINIEVKENNDTLIEKVSSLVKKHNRESITVWATEDSDIMRKCRKQCPAMPYSFTMRRGLLLLVLFYTGLLPFVPLGESLLQFYLPSIINRTYIPEETLLKKRFVIFLMEKLTMRKSLFNHLVKRGMQVQLFVCNEEKDMEAAFSVGATGVMSDYPTVLSEYLRKHPIPPTK; this is encoded by the exons ATGGACGCTATGGACGCTGTGCCGTACCTCTTGGCTTTTGGACTTTACATCCTATGTTCTCTTTTTCTACTGCTTTACCCTCAGATTCTCCACAAGAAGAAACAGTTAGCATTTCAATGCAGACACATTTCCCACAGAGGAG GTGCCGGAGAGAAGATAGAAAACACTATTGAGGCTTTTACACA TGCATTGGAAGCAGGAACTGACATGCTGGAACTGGACTGTCATCTAACCCAGGATGGCTGTGTGGTCGTGTCCCATGACAAGAACCTTGGGAGACAAACTGGATACAATATTGAAATCTCGTCCCTGAAATTACAG GAGTTGCCGCCCTATAAAGAAAAGCTGGAGGTCACATTCTATGTCG GGCACTACAGCACAGGCCAGGACCGGAAATTTGCTCCGCTGGAGGACGTCTTCATGAAGTTCCCTCAAATGCCCATCAACATCGAGGTCAAGGAAAACAATGACACGCTCATAGAAAAG GTCTCCTCTCTAGTGAAGAAGCACAACAGAGAGAGCATCACCGTCTGGGCCACTGAAGACTCCGACATCATGAGAAAGTGCAGGAAACAG TGCCCTGCCATGCCCTACAGCTTCACCATGAGACGAGGCCTCCTCCTCTTGGTGCTGTTCTACACCGGCCTTCTGCCCTTCGTGCCTCTGGGAGAGAGTCTGCTACAGTTCTACCTGCCCAGCATAATCAACAG AACCTATATTCCAGAAGAAACCTTACTGAAGAAAAGATTTGTGATCTTTCTTATGGAAAA ACTGACCATGAGAAAGTCTCTATTTAACCACTTGGTGAAGCGTGGAATGCAG gTACAGCTGTTTGTGTGTAACGAGGAGAAAGACATGGAAGCCGCCTTTTCAGTCGGCGCCACAGGAGTGATGAGCGACTACCCCACCGTCCTGTCAGAGTACCTTCGAAAGCATCCCATCCCTCCCACAAAATAA
- the nif3l1 gene encoding NIF3-like protein 1, whose amino-acid sequence MFSECRIVSGSLLRLSCRLSPLNLSCSATFKRPSCPCSSLHHSASNTFGNRPVLFLSHLSSLLSSPHRSQKASRWLSQAAVSMELKAVLEVLEQLAPLSLAESWDNVGLLVEPSKPHPVKAILLTNDLTSAVMDEAEAMQCDLIISYHPPLFRPFKRLVQKDWKQRLAVRAIEGGIAVFSPHTSWDSANGGLNDWLIGGLGGGRVSVLSQALCSAPQKNRLEFTARGQEELNNILKLLKETENSEAFQYTVLRNEEGGQQVILTCPSSALTPVVQTVLGNTTASQSLSITQVQQPPMLGCGQGRHIVLDEPVSVAVAVQRMKTHLGLPHLRLALGEQRSLDAVVKTAAVCAGSGASVLQGVKADLYVTGEMSHHEVLDAVAKGTSVVLSDHSNSERGFLSVFKERLASRLPDSVTIAISKRDRDPLEVV is encoded by the exons ATGTTTTCTGAGTGTAGGATCGTGTCTGGAAGCCTCCTCAGACTGAGCTGCCGTCTGTCTCCACTGAACCTCAGCTGTAGCGCTACCTTCAAAAGACCTTCCTGTCCTTGTTCCTCTTTGCATCATTCTGCTTCTAATACATTTGGCAACCGccctgttctttttctttctcacctctcctccctcctttcctctcctcatCGCTCTCAGAAGGCATCTCGCTGGCTTTCTCAGGCTGCTGTTTCCATGGAGTTAAAGGCAGTTCTGGAAGTTCTCGAGCAGCTCGCGCCACTCTCGTTGGCCGAATCATGGGATAATGTCGGTCTGTTGGTGGAACCCAGCAAACCACATCCAGTCAAAGCAATCCTGCTCACTAACGACCTCACATCCGCTGTTATGGACGAGGCCGAAGCGATGCAGTGTGACCTCATCATTTCATACCACCCACCTCTGTTTCGGCCGTTCAAGCGGCTGGTTCAGAAGGACTGGAAGCAGCGACTGGCTGTCCGAGCCATAGAAGGTGGGATAGCGGTTTTCTCCCCACATACATCATGGGACAGTGCCAACGGTGGCCTGAACGATTGGCTGATTGGAGGATTAG GTGGTGGGCGGGTGTCGGTGTTAAGCCAAGCTCTCTGTAGCGCCCCCCAAAAGAATAGATTGGAGTTCACTGCCAGGGGTCAAGAGGAGCTCAACAATATCTTGAAGCTACTaaaggaaacagaaaacagtgaagCATTTCAGTACACTGTGCTTAG aaatgaggaagggggacAGCAAGTGATCCTGACCTGTCCTAGCTCAGCACTGACCCCTGTTGTTCAGACCGTGTTAGGGAACACCACAGCCAGCCAGTCCCTCAGCATCACGCAGGTTCAACAG CCCCCCATGCTGGGCTGTGGTCAAGGGCGACATATTGTTCTGGACGAGCCTGTGTCCGTGGCTGTGGCAGTCCAGAGAATGAAGACGCACCTTGGCCTGCCTCACCTTAGACTGGCCCTGGGAGAGCAGAGATCTTTAG ACGCTGTTGTGAAGACTGCGGCCGTCTGTGCTGGTTCAGGAGCTTCCGTCCTGCAGGGAGTGAAAGCGGATCTCTACGTTACAG GTGAGATGTCCCATCATGAGGTCCTGGACGCAGTTGCCAAGGGAACGAGTGTGGTCCTGAGTGACCATAGCAACAGCGAGAGGGGGTTTCTGAGTGTGTTTAAGGAGCGGCTGGCTTCCCGTCTACCGGACTCTGTTACCATAGCGATctcaaaaagagacagagacccCCTGGAGGTGGTGTGA